Part of the Salmo salar chromosome ssa10, Ssal_v3.1, whole genome shotgun sequence genome is shown below.
AGGGGCGGGAGGCATGTCAGTGGCAATCGTTTACAACTAATCCAACACATTTCATAACATTCATTGACCCTAAAAAACACAGGCTTTTCATTGCCTTCCCCTGTTTGGTGGAATTGTTTATCTGAACATTCTAAATCAAAAGTCACCCATGTAGCCAGCTGAGCACAAGCTCAGCAAGAAGCGTGAAgtatgaaaaatgtgaatttccgCCCAAAAATGTAATAGGAATACAACAGATAAAGGGGTAGCTGCCAAAATCATAAGGAAAATGGTGAGAGATAGTGGTCTTATCCAGGAGTTCCCAAACATTTTAACTTGGGGCCCCCTTCCAGTCTTGGGGAACATCTTGTGCACCCCTGAGCATAcccacgtctatttctatgggctcAAGCGCTGTTCATGACACAAATTGTTCACACCCATCTTGTTTTGCAGGTATAAGCTTATTTCCTGGACTTGTAAACATTTTACACAACTTTTCAAAAGTATGTTTCAAGCCACCCTGAGTTCcttcaacaaacaaaaaaatgcgccccccccccccgccccttgCGCCCCACAGTTTGGCAACCACTGGTCTAACCTATATCACATGCATATAGCGCCATCCTGTGGATCTGTATGGTAAAATTAAAAAGCAGAGTAACGTTTATTAGTTTACAATTGCCATTTATATGCCAAATCAAAATGTAGCTAACCAAACGGGTTTTATTGAGCAACATTCGGAGGTTTAGGCTTTAGGTCTTTACACCAGATCACATTTCAAGTAGCCTACATTTGATATAGATCTTGCAGCATCAAGAGAAAACAAAATTCTGAAATACATAGAATTACCCACTTCGACACTTAATTTATTAGCCTAATAATGAAAAAATATTATGACAGAGTTAGTTAGCAGGATAATAACTTCAGGTAGGTCTGCCCTACACTGTAATTCAAGAGCGATTTCAACGTTTCATGTATTTTCCACACTTTTGGCAGTTATTCTTGTAATCTTTTAGTTAAACTAAATATATGCGTTGGTACGGTACTTTTCTTTGTATCCAGGAAGTGACCTCACGACGTACTCGTGAGGATTTTCTGGGGTAGAAAGAAGCCGACGAGGAGGTTGTTCCAACAAAGAAGTTTGCAGGAAAAAAGGTGGTCCCACTCAAGAACACCGTTTTATGAAGCGAACGACCGAGCGCTTCTATCTGCTTTTTTTGCCATGGCGTTGTTACTTTACGCGCAAAATGAAGCCATCAACTTGTTGCAATTTACTTGAAACGTTATCAGAGCCATAAGGGAGCAGTGTGCCGTTTTATCATCTGGATTCAACTTTGAAAAATCCGAACCAAAAAAATTGAGACAACAGCTGAGAGTGGGGTGAGGAGGTTGGCTTTGGCAAGTTGTGGACTTCTGCCTTATTACTCCCGCTGTCGTATGTTGCTAGCTAACTTGCTAATTAGCTAACTTTGATATAAAGTGAGATTTTATGTTTTGATGCTTCAGAGTATATAATACGATTAAATGTACTCATACAAtgtttacatgtattttttgtaaCATTCGATCAATATAAATGTACTATAATGGCTTGGAACTTCACTATCTTTATCTGGCAAATTGTTTCAAATCCCAACCATAAACATTCAAACAACTTTTAGGCCTATACTTTTAGTTCATGCTATAGAGGAATGCTAGGCTACTATCGGCATTTAGGTTTGTTACAATCATCATGGCCGACAAAGTCATTTTGCTGGTTACATCCACCAAATGATACATTCTGCAGTTTATGACAACATTGTATAATTTTCTCATTTGTGGATACATTATATATTTGATACATGGCAGCTGTTGCCAACACCGCTATTTTCCTCGTTTACAAGGTCAGTATACGATGTATCCAGGCCTAAAGCGTAAATGGATATGGATCTGGGGGGGTAGTTGGTGGGATGGGTGAACCGTTATTTAGCGGTATGTCAACACATgccgattttattttttataggcAATCTTGGTAGGCCAGATTCTAGAACGTTTACCAGACAGCCCAGTGTTGATTCTACTAACATAAATCAGGATTTTATTTTGTGTAGTCAACGGTTGTCAGTTTAGGTAGAACGTGATACATTGCCACAGCAAATAGGCCTAAATGCTACTGGGCAATGTTTGTCAAATCAGTCAATGGATCTAATCTTTCAGGATGCAATTTTTTTTGCTGTTGAACTTGGTATTGGACAATCATTTATTtcaaatgtataattgtttgctCTGTATTCTTTCTTTCAGAATTGCCCCATTTCATCAGTCTACTTCAGTGTAgtgaagtctgttttctgagtgGTCTGCCACAGTGATTGGTTCAGTGGGCCACTGCAGCATTTCTTCAAGAACATTGGCTGCCTCCTGTGGCTTGATGCTTTTCAGTGCTTGGATGTTGTGTGGGCGATGAGGATGTCCTGCTGGTCCCAGTGGGACAGGATTGTGATGTGATGGGGTGCAGGACGAGTAAGGTCCTCCCTGAGCCACCTGGAGATGTCCAGCTCGACTTGGTCAAAAAGGTGGATCCCCTCCAGACCGACATCTACAAACATTTCATCCGAGGCGACGGCAGTGGGAGTAAAATGAGAGGGGAGAAAACAGGCTCTCCCCCGCCCCAGGCAGCTTTCTCAGCCGCCCaggcacccacaaacacaggccAACCAGAAGCCTCTGACCCACGCAGAAACAAGGTAGCCAAGTACAGAGCTAAGTTTGACCCACGGGTCACAGCCAAATATGACATTAAGGCGCTGATAGGCCGAGGTAGCTTCAGCCGGGTGGTGCGAGTGGAGCATAAGAGCACACGGCAGCCCTACGCCATCAAGATGATAGAGACGCGCTACAGAGAGGGACGTGAGGTATgtgagtcagagctgtgtgtCCTGCGGCGTGTACGCCACACCAACATTATCCAGCTGATGGAGGTGTTTGAGACAGCTGAGAGAGTGTACATGGTGATGGAGCTGGCTACAGGGGGAGAGCTTTTTGACCGTATCATTGCCCGTGGCTCTTTCACAGAGCGTGATGCTACACGTGTCCTACAGATGGTACTGGACGGGGTCAAGTATCTACATACACTTGGCATCACCCACCGTGACCTCAAGCCTGAGAACCTGCTCTACTATCACCCCGGTGCGGACTCTAAGATTATGGTCACTGACTTTGGGCTGGCCAGCACTCGTAAGAAGGGTGATGAGTGCTTGATGAAGACCACTTGTGGGACACCAGAGTACATTGCCCCAGAGATCCTGGTACGAAAGCCATACACCAATGCTGTGGACATGTGGGCTCTAGGGGTCATCTCCTACATTCTGCTGAGTGGAACCATGCCCTTTGAGGATGACAACCGCATGCGCCTCTACCGTCAGATCCTCAAGGGGAAGTACAGCTTTTCTGGGGAGGTAAGCACCTATAACGTTACACCCTCCTCATCCATTTATTTTCTGTTTCTTACTAATTTGTTGTCTTCTCTACTTCTTAATAATTCTACAATCCCCTATTGAGCAGTCCTCATTTGACGTGTTGATAACGTTATATGATATACTCATGGGGAAATTTTACTTGGACAATTTTACTTGGACAGtacatacactgacacacaccacaTATTATTGAGTGATGAAGAGGGTACCAATACCAGTCTATGTACTGGTACATACATGGCCGTtagaaggtattcacaccccttgactttttccatattttgttgtgttacagactgaatttaaaatggattaaattgagattttgtgtcactggcctacacacagtaccccataatgtcaaagtggaattatgtttttagaaatgtttacaaattcattCAAAATacaaaggttttccaatgcctcggaaaggtcacctattggtagatgggtaaaaaaaaaagcagacattgaatatccttttgagcatgatgaagttattaattacacttcggaCGGTGTATCATTACACCCATTCACCCCAAAGATACAGGGGTCCTTCCTAACTCCGTTGCCTAAGAGAAAGGAAagcgctcagggatttcatcatgaggccaatggtgactttaaaactgttGCAGAGTttattaatggctgtgatgggagaaaattgaggatggatcaacaacattgtagttactccccaATACATACTTAATTGaccgagtgaaaagaaggaagcctgtacaaaataaaacatattccaaaacatgcatcctgtttgcaataaggcactaaagtaaaactgcaaaaaatgtggcaaagaacttaactttgtcctgaatacaaagcgttatgtttggggcaaacacaactagaggtcgaccgatttaatcggaatggccgattttaattagggccgatttcaagttttcataacaatcggtatttttggcctccgattttttgtaaattattaattttttatatatatatattatatataaatattttttttttaattttttttttttttacatctttatttaactaggcaagtcagattaagaacacattcttattttcaatgatggcctagaaacgggggttaactgccttgttcagggggtattcggggattcatttttgcaaccttctggttactagtccaacggtcttaccacctgccttacattgcactccacgaggagcctgcatggcaggctgactacctgttacgcgagggcagcaagaagccaaggtaagttgctagctagcattaaacttatcttataaaaaaaactatcaatcttaacataatcactagttaactacacatggttgatattactagtttatctaacgtgtcctgcgttgcatataatcgatgcggtgcctgttaatttctcattgaatcacagcctacttcgacaaatgggtgatgatttaacaagcacatttgcgaaaaaagcactgaaAAAAGcattgtcgttgcaccaatgtacctaaccataaacatcaatacctttctttaaaatcaatacacaagtatatatttttaaacctgcatattgagttaacctctctgggctaggtgggacgtttgcgtcccaccctagtcaacagccagtggaatcccgtggcgcgatattcaaataccttagaaatgctattacttcaatttctcaaacatatgactattttacaccattttaaagacaagactctcgttaatctaaccacactgtccgatttcaaaaaggctttacaacgaaagcaaaacattagattatgtcagcagagtacccagccagaaataatcagacacccatttttcaagctagcatataatgtcacataaacccaaaccacagctaaatgtagcactaacctttgatgatcttcatcagatgacaatcctaggacattatgttatacaatacatgcatgttttgttcaatcaagttcatatttacactgctcaaaaaaataaagggaacacttaaacaacacaatgtaactccaagtcaatcacacttctgtgaaatcaaactgtccacttaggaagcaacactgattgacaatacatttcacatgctgttgtgcaaatggaatagacaacaggtggaaattataggcaattagcaagacacccccaataaaggagtggttctgcaggtggggaccacagaccacttctcagttcctaagcttcctggctgatgttttggtcacttttgaatgctggtggtgctttcactctagtggtagcatgagacggagtctacaacccacacaagtggctcaggtagtgcagctcatccaggatggcacatcaatgcgagctgtggcaagaaggtttgctgtgtctgtcagcgtagtgtccagagcatggaggcgctaccaggaaacaggccagtacatcaggagacgtggaggaggccgtaggagggcaacaacccagcagcaggaccgctacctccgcctttgtgcaaggaggagcaggaggggcactgccagagccctgcaaaatgacctccagcaggccacaaatgtgcatgtgtctgctcaaacggtcagaaacagactccatgagggtggtatgagggcccgacgtccacaggtgggggttgtgcttacagcccaacaccgtgcaggacatttggcatttgccagagaacaccaagattggcaaattcgccactggtgccctgtgctcttcacagatgaaagcaggttcacgctgagcacatgtgacagacgtgacagagtctggagacgctgtggagaaccttctgctgcctgcaacatcctccagcatgactggtttggcggtgggtcagtcatggtgtggggtggcatttctttggggggccgcacagccctccatgtgctcgccagaggtagcctgactgccattaggtaccgagatgaaatcctcagatcccttgtgagaccatatgctggtgcggttggccctgggttcctcctaatgcaagacaatgctagacctcatgtggctggagtgtgtcagcagttcctgcaacaggaaggcattgatgctatggactggcccgcccgttccccagacctgaatccaattgagcacatctgggacatcatgtctcgctccatccaccaacgccacgttgcaccacagactgtccaggagttggcggatgctttagtccaggtctgggaggagatccctcaggagaccatccgccacctcatcaggagcatgcccaggcgttgtagggaggtcatacaggcacgtggaggccacacacactactgagcctcattttgacttgttttaaggacattacatcaaagttggatcagcctgtagtgtggtttttcactttaattttgagtgtgactccaaatccagatctccatgggttgataaattggatttccattgattatttttgtgtgattttgttgtcagcacattcaactatgtaaagaaaaaagtatttaataagattatttcattcattcagatctaggatgtgttattttagtgttccctttatttttttgagcaatatatatcaaaaaccagctttttacattagcatgtgactagcatgtgactagcattcccaccgaacacttccggtgaatttactaaattactcacgataaactttcacaaaaaacataacaattattttaagaattatagatacagaactcctttatgcaatcgcggtgtccgattttaaaatagcttttcggtgaaagcacattttgcaatattctgagtagatagcccggccatcacaggctagctattttgacacccaccaagtttggtactcaccaaactcagatttactataagaaaaattggattacctttgctgttcttcgtcagaatgcactcccaggacttctacttcaataacaaatattggtttggttccaaataatccatagttatatccaaatagcggcgttttgttcgtgcgttcaagacactatccgaagggtaaagaagggtgacgcacccggcgcgtttcgtgacaaaaaaattcaaaatattgcattaccgtacttcaaagcatgtcaaacgctttttaaaatcaatttttatgcgatttttctcgtaaaaaagcgataatattccgaccgggagtcgttgttttcgttcaaagactgaaaatgtaaacatggagtcgtctcgtgcacgtgtgcgccagtctcattgttctcagatcgaccacttaccaaatgcgctactgtttttcagccatggcctgcaaagtcatcattcaacgttctggcgccttctgagagcctatgggagcgttagaaaatgtcacgttacagcagagatcctttgtttaggatagagatgtcaaagaaggccaagaaatggtcagagagggcgcttcctgtttggaatcttctcaggttttggcctgccaaatgagttctgttatactcacagacaccattcaaacagttttagaaactttagggtgttttctatccaaatcaaacaattatatgcatattctagttactgggcaggagtagtaaccagattaaatcgggtacgttttttatccggccgtgcaaatactgccccctatccccaacaggttaatattgcctgctaacatgaaattgtgtcactgctcttgcattcattgcctggctcgttgcgaactaatttgccagaattttacgtaattatgacataacattgaaggttgtgcaatgtaacaggaatatttagacttagggatgccacccgttagataaaatacggactcAATAATCAATTTgccctcaaataaataatgaaacatgttcaatttggcttaaataatgcaaaaacaaagtgttggagaagaaagtaaaagtgcaatatgtgccgtgTAAAAAAACTAAGGTTTatattccttgctcagaacatgggaacatatgaaagctggtggttccttttaacatgagtcttcagtaTTCCCAGGTAAAAAaaatttaggttgtagttattataggaattataggactatttctctctctacgatttgtatttcatatacctttgactattggatgttcttataggcactttagtattgcca
Proteins encoded:
- the LOC106560821 gene encoding serine/threonine-protein kinase H1 homolog, which encodes MGCRTSKVLPEPPGDVQLDLVKKVDPLQTDIYKHFIRGDGSGSKMRGEKTGSPPPQAAFSAAQAPTNTGQPEASDPRRNKVAKYRAKFDPRVTAKYDIKALIGRGSFSRVVRVEHKSTRQPYAIKMIETRYREGREVCESELCVLRRVRHTNIIQLMEVFETAERVYMVMELATGGELFDRIIARGSFTERDATRVLQMVLDGVKYLHTLGITHRDLKPENLLYYHPGADSKIMVTDFGLASTRKKGDECLMKTTCGTPEYIAPEILVRKPYTNAVDMWALGVISYILLSGTMPFEDDNRMRLYRQILKGKYSFSGEPWPSVSNLAKDFIDRVLTVDPSERLTAGQALKHPWIISMAASSSMKNLQRSISQNLLKRASSRCHSTKSAQSTRSSRSTKSNKARRAREKELRELNRRYQQQYNG